The following nucleotide sequence is from Candidatus Kuenenbacteria bacterium HGW-Kuenenbacteria-1.
AAGACTAAACCTATTTTTGCCTTCAGTTAAGGGAAAATTTACTAAATTTATATTAAAAATTTTATTTATTTTATGTTTAAAATATTATTTATCGGGGATATTTTTGGAAAGGTTGGTCGAGCTGGAGTGTGTGAACTCTTGCCAAAATTAAAAAAAAATCTTAAAATTAATTTAGTTATAGCTAATGTTGAAAACTTAGCTCATGGAAAAGGAGTAACAGAAAGAACCTTAAAAGAAATAAAAGAAGCTGGCGTGGATGTTTTTACCTCAGGAAATCACATTTGGAAAAAAAGAAAAGAAGCGGAAGAAATTTTTCAAAAACAAGATTTCTTTCTTTTAAGACCGGCTAATTATCCAATGGGCGTTCCCGGAATAGGTGAAAAAATTTTTACAATAGATAAAAAGAAAATTCTTATAATTAATTTAATCGGTCGAGTATTTTTTAAAGAAGATTTTGATTGTCCATTTCGAACAATTGATAAAATTTTAAAAAAATATAAAAAAGAAAAATTATTCGCTATTATTATTGATT
It contains:
- a CDS encoding TIGR00282 family metallophosphoesterase — its product is MFKILFIGDIFGKVGRAGVCELLPKLKKNLKINLVIANVENLAHGKGVTERTLKEIKEAGVDVFTSGNHIWKKRKEAEEIFQKQDFFLLRPANYPMGVPGIGEKIFTIDKKKILIINLIGRVFFKEDFDCPFRTIDKILKKYKKEKLFAIIIDFHKEASSEARALGFYVDGRVSAVLGTHTHVPTADTKILPNGTAYVTDAGMVGAEDSVIGVEKESVIESYLTQINHQFVFPEKGECVFNSVLLEIDLKTGKAINIRRVDKKTMIG